The Mytilus trossulus isolate FHL-02 chromosome 3, PNRI_Mtr1.1.1.hap1, whole genome shotgun sequence genome contains a region encoding:
- the LOC134709192 gene encoding transcription factor ces-2-like — protein sequence MCGMAETALDLSKPTCSDAYLKAQSDQESRTSSPMSSIKSEENSQENLQNSGSSDNSEPSERNKIHRPFKIYPMDPFSSLSMSTQISPLSPMPTSAGMSSVFDTAVPTFPLTPLTSHLLHRKRRAESRSDSRDSKKATNPVPEERKDDSYWERRRKNNEAAKRSRDARREKEEEIAMRAAFLEQENLKLRAQVTILKNETAKLHYMLYNRL from the coding sequence ATGTGCGGTATGGCAGAAACTGCATTAGATCTGTCGAAGCCTACTTGTAGCGATGCTTACCTCAAAGCTCAAAGTGACCAGGAGTCCCGAACATCATCCCCGATGTCTTCAATTAAATCGGAGGAGAATTCTCAGGAAAATCTACAAAATAGCGGATCAAGTGACAATAGTGAACCGtcagaaagaaataaaatacatagaCCTTTTAAGATATATCCAATGGATCCATTCTCATCATTAAGTATGAGCACACAAATATCTCCCCTGTCACCGATGCCAACCTCTGCTGGTATGTCTTCTGTGTTCGATACAGCCGTACCAACCTTTCCGCTGACGCCATTAACATCACATTTGTTACATCGCAAGAGGCGCGCGGAAAGTAGATCTGACAGTCGTGATTCTAAAAAAGCAACAAATCCAGTGCCAGAGGAAAGGAAGGATGATTCTTATTGGGAAAGACGGAGGAAAAATAACGAAGCAGCTAAACGATCTCGAGATGCTAGGAGAGAGAAAGAAGAAGAAATAGCAATGCGCGCAGCTTTTCTGGAACAAGAAAACTTAAAACTTCGAGCGCAAGTGACAATACTCAAAAATGAAACTGCTAAATTACACTACATGTTGTATAATCGCTTATAA